The Opisthocomus hoazin isolate bOpiHoa1 chromosome 30, bOpiHoa1.hap1, whole genome shotgun sequence genome has a window encoding:
- the GATAD2B gene encoding transcriptional repressor p66-beta isoform X1 — protein sequence MDRMTEDALRLNLLKRSLDQADDRDDVLAKRLKMEGHEAMERLKMLALLKRKDLSGIEVPHELPVKQDGVKVYEEKLNGSLRPHGDGRTAGRPGKENINDEPVDMSARRSDQDRGRLTPSPDIIVLSDNEASSPRSSSRMEERLKAANLEMFKGKSLEERQQLIKQLRDELRLEEARLVLLKKLRQSQLQKENVVQKTPVVQNAASIVQPSPAHVGQQGLSKLPSRPGAQGVEPQNLRTLQGHSVIRSATNTTLPHMLMSQRVIAPNPAQLQGQRVPPKPGLIRTTTPSMNPAINYQPQSSSSVPCQRTSSSAIYMNLASHIQPGTVNRVSSPLPSPSALNDAANSQAAAKLALRKQLEKTLLEIPPPKPPAPLLHFLPSAANSEFIYMVGLEEVVQSVIDSQGKSCASFLRVEPFVCAQCRTDFTPHWKQEKNGKILCEQCMTSNQKKALKAEHTNRLKNAFVKALQQEQEIEQRLQQQAALSPTAAPAVSSVSKQENIMRHHTLRQAPQPQSTLQRGIPTSARSMLSNFAQAPQLSVAGGLLGMPGVNIAYLNAGIGGHKASSLADRQREYLLDMIPPRSISQSISGQK from the exons ATGGACAGAATGACGGAAGATGCTCTGCGCCTGAACCTCTTGAAGCGGAGCTTGGACCAAGCAGACGATCGGGACGATGTCCTGGCAAAGAGACTGAAAATGGAAGGACATGAGGCGATGGAGCGCCTGAAGATGCTGGCACTGCTGAAGAGGAAAGACCTCTCGGGCATCGAGGTGCCCCACGAGCTCCCGGTGAAACAGGATGGTGTGAAAGTCTACGAAGAAAAGCTGAACGGGAGCCTTAGGCCCCATGGGGATGGCAGGACTGCAGGGAGGCCGGGGAAGGAAAACATTAACGATGAGCCCGTGGATATGAGCGCGAGGAGAAG TGACCAGGACAGGGGACGATTGACCCCTTCGCCAGATATAATTGTCCTCTCCGATAATGAGGCATCCAGTCCCCGTTCCAGCTCTCGTATGGAGGAAAGACTGAAGGCAGCAAATCTTGAAATGTTTAAG GGTAAAAGCCTAGAGGAGCGACAGCAGCTGATCAAGCAGCTTCGGGATGAGCTACGGCTGGAGGAGGCCAGGCTTGTGCTGCTGAAGAAGCTGAGGCAAAGTCAGCTGCAGAAGGAGAATGTGGTACAGAAG ACTCCAGTTGTCCAGAATGCGGCGTCGATTGTCCAGCCATCTCCTGCTCACGTGGGACAGCAGGGACTGTCCAAGCTTCCCTCCAGGCCTGGAGCTCAGGGGGTTGAGCCTCAGAACTTAAGGACATTACAG GGTCACAGTGTCATTAGGTCCGCCACAAATACGACTCTGCCCCATATGCTTATGTCGCAGCGTGTGATTGCTCCGAACCCTGCCCAGTTACAAGGGCAGCGGGTTCCTCCTAAACCTGGCCTCATCCGCACTACAACTCCAAGCATGAATCCAGCCATCAACTACCAGCCG caATCAAGTTCTTCTGTTCCTTGCCAGCGTACGTCGTCTTCAGCCATCTATATGAACCTTGCCTCTCACATCCAGCCTGGCACTGTCAACAGGGTGTCGTctccgctccccagccccagtgCTCTGAACGACGCCGCCAACTCCCAGGCGGCTGCCAAGCTTGCCCTGCGCAAGCAGCTGGAAAAGACGCTGCTGGAGATCCCACCCCCGAAGCCGCCCGCTCCCCTGCTGCATTTCTTACCCAGCGCAGCCAACAGCGAGTTCATCTACatggtggggctggaggaggtggtGCAGAGCGTGATCGACAGTCAAG GGAAGAGCTGCGCGTCCTTCCTGCGTGTGGAGCCCTTTGTCTGCGCCCAGTGCCGCACCGACTTCACCCCTCACTGGAAGCAGGAGAAAAACGGGAAgatcctgtgcgagcagtgcatgacTTCGAATCAGAAGAAGGCGCTGAAGGCGGAGCACACCAACCGGCTGAAGAACGCCTTCGTGAAAGCtttgcagcaggagcag GAGATCGAGCAGCGGctacagcagcaggcagccttGTCCCCCACCGCGGCTCCTGCCGTCTCCAGCGTCAGCAAGCAGGAGAACATCATGCGGCACCACACGCTCCGGCAG gctCCGCAGCCCCAGAGCACTTTGCAGCGCGGCATCCCCACCTCCGCCCGCTCCATGCTCTCCAACTTTGCGCAGGCACCCCAGCTGTCGGTGGCGGGCGGTCTCCTCGGCATGCCAG gCGTTAACATCGCGTACCTGAACGCGGGGATCGGAGGCCACAAAGCGTCGAGTTTGGCGGACCGGCAGCGGGAATACCTTTTGGATATGATCCCCCCCCGCTCCATATCGCAGTCCATCAGCGGACAGAAATAA
- the GATAD2B gene encoding transcriptional repressor p66-beta isoform X2 — protein MDRMTEDALRLNLLKRSLDQADDRDDVLAKRLKMEGHEAMERLKMLALLKRKDLSGIEVPHELPVKQDGVKVYEEKLNGSLRPHGDGRTAGRPGKENINDEPVDMSARRSDQDRGRLTPSPDIIVLSDNEASSPRSSSRMEERLKAANLEMFKGKSLEERQQLIKQLRDELRLEEARLVLLKKLRQSQLQKENVVQKTPVVQNAASIVQPSPAHVGQQGLSKLPSRPGAQGVEPQNLRTLQGHSVIRSATNTTLPHMLMSQRVIAPNPAQLQGQRVPPKPGLIRTTTPSMNPAINYQPRTSSSAIYMNLASHIQPGTVNRVSSPLPSPSALNDAANSQAAAKLALRKQLEKTLLEIPPPKPPAPLLHFLPSAANSEFIYMVGLEEVVQSVIDSQGKSCASFLRVEPFVCAQCRTDFTPHWKQEKNGKILCEQCMTSNQKKALKAEHTNRLKNAFVKALQQEQEIEQRLQQQAALSPTAAPAVSSVSKQENIMRHHTLRQAPQPQSTLQRGIPTSARSMLSNFAQAPQLSVAGGLLGMPGVNIAYLNAGIGGHKASSLADRQREYLLDMIPPRSISQSISGQK, from the exons ATGGACAGAATGACGGAAGATGCTCTGCGCCTGAACCTCTTGAAGCGGAGCTTGGACCAAGCAGACGATCGGGACGATGTCCTGGCAAAGAGACTGAAAATGGAAGGACATGAGGCGATGGAGCGCCTGAAGATGCTGGCACTGCTGAAGAGGAAAGACCTCTCGGGCATCGAGGTGCCCCACGAGCTCCCGGTGAAACAGGATGGTGTGAAAGTCTACGAAGAAAAGCTGAACGGGAGCCTTAGGCCCCATGGGGATGGCAGGACTGCAGGGAGGCCGGGGAAGGAAAACATTAACGATGAGCCCGTGGATATGAGCGCGAGGAGAAG TGACCAGGACAGGGGACGATTGACCCCTTCGCCAGATATAATTGTCCTCTCCGATAATGAGGCATCCAGTCCCCGTTCCAGCTCTCGTATGGAGGAAAGACTGAAGGCAGCAAATCTTGAAATGTTTAAG GGTAAAAGCCTAGAGGAGCGACAGCAGCTGATCAAGCAGCTTCGGGATGAGCTACGGCTGGAGGAGGCCAGGCTTGTGCTGCTGAAGAAGCTGAGGCAAAGTCAGCTGCAGAAGGAGAATGTGGTACAGAAG ACTCCAGTTGTCCAGAATGCGGCGTCGATTGTCCAGCCATCTCCTGCTCACGTGGGACAGCAGGGACTGTCCAAGCTTCCCTCCAGGCCTGGAGCTCAGGGGGTTGAGCCTCAGAACTTAAGGACATTACAG GGTCACAGTGTCATTAGGTCCGCCACAAATACGACTCTGCCCCATATGCTTATGTCGCAGCGTGTGATTGCTCCGAACCCTGCCCAGTTACAAGGGCAGCGGGTTCCTCCTAAACCTGGCCTCATCCGCACTACAACTCCAAGCATGAATCCAGCCATCAACTACCAGCCG CGTACGTCGTCTTCAGCCATCTATATGAACCTTGCCTCTCACATCCAGCCTGGCACTGTCAACAGGGTGTCGTctccgctccccagccccagtgCTCTGAACGACGCCGCCAACTCCCAGGCGGCTGCCAAGCTTGCCCTGCGCAAGCAGCTGGAAAAGACGCTGCTGGAGATCCCACCCCCGAAGCCGCCCGCTCCCCTGCTGCATTTCTTACCCAGCGCAGCCAACAGCGAGTTCATCTACatggtggggctggaggaggtggtGCAGAGCGTGATCGACAGTCAAG GGAAGAGCTGCGCGTCCTTCCTGCGTGTGGAGCCCTTTGTCTGCGCCCAGTGCCGCACCGACTTCACCCCTCACTGGAAGCAGGAGAAAAACGGGAAgatcctgtgcgagcagtgcatgacTTCGAATCAGAAGAAGGCGCTGAAGGCGGAGCACACCAACCGGCTGAAGAACGCCTTCGTGAAAGCtttgcagcaggagcag GAGATCGAGCAGCGGctacagcagcaggcagccttGTCCCCCACCGCGGCTCCTGCCGTCTCCAGCGTCAGCAAGCAGGAGAACATCATGCGGCACCACACGCTCCGGCAG gctCCGCAGCCCCAGAGCACTTTGCAGCGCGGCATCCCCACCTCCGCCCGCTCCATGCTCTCCAACTTTGCGCAGGCACCCCAGCTGTCGGTGGCGGGCGGTCTCCTCGGCATGCCAG gCGTTAACATCGCGTACCTGAACGCGGGGATCGGAGGCCACAAAGCGTCGAGTTTGGCGGACCGGCAGCGGGAATACCTTTTGGATATGATCCCCCCCCGCTCCATATCGCAGTCCATCAGCGGACAGAAATAA